One part of the Pseudoalteromonas ulvae UL12 genome encodes these proteins:
- a CDS encoding alkaline phosphatase D family protein, which produces MKTLPYWLLGLFPTIAMATPEVHYQQCKQSFSYLGTQYQGTTNKNNGANQWCYLQQPIDGQTWANVQTDTIATFTTVTGKHCQTPSTYRGEAFYGCSTLNHANPWCYVDDKNWEECPTTEPQPLLTHTQPLQSKRLDRIALGSCFKTQGDMPQALAKLIGQQPDLFLWLGDNIYADTTDMAVMKQKYDDKKRNPDYQAFLKANIPVMATWDDHDFGRNNDGKHYPKREQAQQAYLNHFDVPEDDPRRHQQSGIYEAKMFGQPGEKTHVITLDARYFRSPTFSNYGQCEGDNSTILGEAQWQWLEQQLNKESDITFIASGIQVLPPLHLERSKNQYCAYGDGAAFNQAIAALNESELSGTSYESWAEMPSERERLLRLVQKAINQGKTKAVIFLSGDQHWGELLQKNIPENKATGKQTTVYEITASGFGQSWPYHIENPLRLPVYADSKGDGNYTKQCQFPANYAGVAYQGCLTRDHDKPWCYTQVDSNNNGVEGQWGQCAPQGAVIPTGFVGQISPDINSLTTSNRHLINKSGSNYGLIDIDWQQRHITLSIETSKDVAVSTVIKF; this is translated from the coding sequence ATGAAAACCTTACCTTATTGGCTGCTCGGCCTTTTTCCTACCATTGCCATGGCTACACCCGAAGTGCATTACCAACAATGTAAACAGAGTTTTAGCTACTTAGGCACACAATACCAAGGCACCACCAACAAAAACAACGGTGCTAATCAATGGTGTTATTTACAACAGCCTATTGATGGTCAAACATGGGCCAACGTGCAAACCGATACCATTGCCACTTTTACCACAGTAACAGGTAAACATTGCCAAACGCCTTCGACGTATCGAGGTGAAGCGTTTTATGGTTGCTCCACTCTCAATCATGCAAACCCATGGTGTTATGTTGACGATAAAAACTGGGAAGAATGCCCCACCACAGAGCCACAACCGTTACTCACTCATACGCAGCCGTTGCAAAGTAAACGCCTAGACCGCATAGCGTTAGGTTCGTGTTTTAAAACACAAGGGGACATGCCACAAGCGTTAGCAAAATTGATTGGCCAACAACCTGACTTATTTTTATGGCTTGGGGACAACATTTATGCCGACACCACTGACATGGCAGTGATGAAACAAAAGTATGACGACAAAAAGCGTAACCCTGACTACCAAGCCTTTTTAAAAGCCAACATTCCGGTGATGGCGACTTGGGACGATCATGACTTTGGTCGCAACAACGATGGCAAACACTATCCAAAACGAGAGCAAGCCCAGCAAGCCTATTTAAATCACTTTGATGTGCCTGAGGACGATCCCCGCCGCCATCAACAAAGTGGTATCTACGAAGCCAAAATGTTTGGCCAACCGGGAGAAAAAACCCACGTCATCACCTTAGATGCTCGTTATTTTCGCTCTCCAACCTTCAGTAATTATGGTCAATGCGAAGGTGACAACAGCACCATTTTAGGTGAAGCCCAATGGCAATGGCTCGAACAACAACTCAACAAAGAATCAGACATCACTTTTATTGCCAGTGGCATTCAAGTTCTACCGCCTCTGCACCTTGAACGCAGTAAAAATCAATACTGCGCCTATGGTGATGGGGCTGCATTTAATCAGGCCATTGCCGCTTTAAACGAGTCGGAACTATCAGGTACCAGTTATGAATCCTGGGCCGAAATGCCTAGCGAGCGCGAACGATTACTGCGTCTAGTCCAAAAAGCCATTAATCAAGGTAAAACCAAAGCCGTGATTTTTTTATCGGGTGATCAACACTGGGGAGAACTGCTTCAGAAAAATATTCCAGAAAACAAAGCGACAGGTAAACAGACCACGGTTTATGAAATAACCGCATCGGGCTTTGGGCAAAGTTGGCCGTACCATATAGAAAACCCACTGCGTTTACCTGTCTATGCCGATTCAAAAGGTGATGGTAATTACACTAAGCAGTGTCAATTTCCAGCTAACTATGCAGGCGTGGCTTACCAGGGTTGTTTAACTCGGGATCACGATAAACCTTGGTGTTACACCCAAGTTGACAGTAATAACAATGGTGTTGAAGGACAATGGGGACAGTGCGCACCACAAGGGGCAGTTATTCCCACTGGTTTTGTCGGCCAAATCAGCCCAGACATTAATTCGTTAACTACCAGTAACCGTCATTTAATCAACAAGTCAGGGAGTAATTATGGGCTCATCGATATCGACTGGCAACAGCGACATATCACCTTATCTATTGAAACCAGTAAAGATGTAGCAGTCTCAACTGTGATTAAGTTTTAA
- a CDS encoding TIGR02450 family Trp-rich protein has product MNRVNPKALLHSKWTAAQPQNKEKHFTITEVEFDEDKAVSRCIIQAVMTLNEYQINWRDLKQPAIWRQGWC; this is encoded by the coding sequence ATGAACCGAGTCAATCCTAAAGCATTGTTGCACAGTAAATGGACCGCAGCGCAGCCTCAAAATAAAGAGAAGCATTTTACCATTACCGAAGTTGAATTTGATGAAGACAAAGCGGTGAGCCGCTGCATTATTCAAGCGGTGATGACGCTCAATGAATACCAGATAAACTGGCGTGATTTAAAGCAACCTGCAATTTGGCGTCAAGGATGGTGCTAA
- a CDS encoding PadR family transcriptional regulator: MTEKEKYLGEFEQMILLAVLRLDHQAYGTTIRQLLAQEINRDVTIGALYTTLDRLEKKGLITSTLGEATNERGGRAKKYFQVSAEGQRALKRSKDALNNLWQGIALSQAGELYEPI, from the coding sequence ATGACAGAAAAAGAAAAATACTTGGGCGAGTTTGAACAAATGATTTTACTGGCCGTTTTACGCTTAGATCATCAAGCCTATGGCACTACCATTCGCCAGCTATTGGCTCAAGAGATTAACCGCGATGTCACGATTGGCGCGCTGTATACCACCTTAGATAGGTTAGAAAAAAAAGGGTTAATCACCAGTACCTTAGGTGAGGCAACCAATGAGCGTGGTGGACGAGCGAAAAAATATTTTCAGGTATCAGCAGAAGGTCAGCGCGCGTTAAAACGCTCAAAAGATGCCTTGAACAATTTATGGCAAGGCATTGCATTGTCACAGGCAGGTGAGCTATATGAGCCTATTTAA
- a CDS encoding DUF3429 domain-containing protein — protein sequence MSFSHHVQLGYLGLLPFLFLTGGYFFTEAAWLLQSFIIYSASIASFVAGSMWQPPLQLSTVQANPSPAPTQSHFQAWMVVLVTLPLPLGVFVSQSVALIWLAMSFIGLLMLQKRLNSWSSLSKEYHQMRAKITSVVFVCHLFMFAQLNHSGVAL from the coding sequence ATGTCTTTTTCTCATCATGTGCAGCTTGGCTATTTAGGTCTGCTGCCATTTTTATTTTTAACCGGCGGGTACTTTTTTACAGAAGCAGCTTGGTTGCTGCAAAGCTTTATTATTTACAGCGCAAGCATTGCATCATTTGTTGCAGGCAGTATGTGGCAACCCCCTTTACAGTTATCAACAGTGCAAGCAAACCCAAGCCCAGCGCCTACGCAGTCACATTTCCAAGCGTGGATGGTGGTGTTGGTTACCTTGCCTTTGCCCTTGGGTGTGTTTGTTAGTCAATCGGTTGCGCTGATCTGGCTAGCGATGAGTTTTATTGGTTTGTTGATGCTGCAAAAACGCTTAAATTCGTGGTCATCCCTTAGCAAAGAGTACCATCAGATGCGCGCTAAAATCACTTCAGTGGTATTTGTGTGCCACTTATTTATGTTCGCTCAGCTCAATCATAGCGGGGTCGCATTATGA
- a CDS encoding dihydrodipicolinate synthase family protein translates to MEKNSADWRYTVMPAVFTWLKESASGALEIDFVATQQYAADILRVQGKGGTRMGGLVGSGTLGENSYLSTQQRLALLKALSEVAKEFNVPLISGAAAETKEELAKIVTELATVGVDTVMVMPPKTKEAPSDEQMYAYYALAASAANQAGITIMPYNNPDAAGYHALSTDLLRKLAALAEVTALKISTTDVSTIETLMLENHALKILAGVDTVTVHAGLAGACGGITGVGCIFPKASVTMQEYVNNGEWAEANKISQAMNSISYLDAQPLLLEYLKYAFGIHHNDADGGLRTFGKKLTQEQIDDVQARYLLAKERLVLLDLVD, encoded by the coding sequence ATGGAAAAAAATAGTGCAGATTGGCGTTACACGGTTATGCCAGCCGTGTTTACATGGCTAAAAGAGTCAGCATCTGGTGCCCTTGAAATCGATTTTGTTGCAACGCAACAATACGCTGCAGATATTTTAAGGGTCCAAGGCAAAGGCGGCACCAGAATGGGCGGGCTTGTTGGCTCGGGTACGTTAGGTGAAAATAGCTATCTTAGTACACAGCAGCGTCTTGCTTTACTCAAAGCCCTGTCTGAGGTTGCTAAAGAATTCAATGTACCATTGATCAGTGGTGCTGCAGCCGAAACGAAAGAAGAGCTGGCTAAAATCGTTACAGAGCTTGCGACGGTTGGCGTCGATACCGTTATGGTGATGCCGCCAAAAACAAAAGAGGCCCCTTCTGATGAACAAATGTATGCCTATTATGCGTTAGCGGCAAGTGCTGCAAATCAGGCAGGCATAACCATTATGCCTTATAACAACCCAGATGCAGCGGGTTATCATGCTCTTTCAACCGATTTGCTTAGAAAGCTGGCTGCACTTGCTGAAGTTACAGCGCTAAAAATATCGACGACCGATGTGTCAACTATTGAAACGTTAATGTTAGAAAACCACGCGTTAAAAATCTTGGCAGGTGTTGATACTGTGACTGTTCATGCCGGCCTTGCTGGTGCTTGCGGTGGCATTACAGGTGTTGGTTGTATTTTCCCTAAAGCGAGTGTGACCATGCAGGAGTATGTTAATAATGGCGAATGGGCTGAGGCCAACAAAATTTCTCAGGCGATGAACTCTATTTCATACCTTGATGCGCAGCCTCTGCTACTAGAATACCTTAAGTATGCGTTTGGCATTCACCACAATGACGCTGATGGTGGCTTGCGTACCTTTGGCAAAAAACTGACTCAAGAGCAAATTGATGATGTTCAAGCTCGATACCTTTTAGCCAAAGAAAGGCTCGTACTTTTGGATTTGGTTGATTGA
- a CDS encoding DUF6435 family protein → MFSFLKSDPTKKLKKQYDALLEQAMHAQRKGDIRSYSMLTLDAENLWKKIEELELAKK, encoded by the coding sequence ATGTTTAGTTTTTTAAAATCAGATCCGACTAAAAAGCTCAAAAAACAATACGATGCTTTGCTCGAACAAGCCATGCATGCACAAAGAAAAGGTGATATTAGGAGTTATTCGATGTTGACCTTAGACGCTGAAAATTTGTGGAAAAAAATTGAAGAGCTTGAACTCGCTAAAAAGTAA